One region of Permianibacter fluminis genomic DNA includes:
- a CDS encoding DUF2190 family protein produces the protein MKNYVHRGDTVELTAPYAVSSGGGCKVGSIFAVAINDVANGAKGQFHRTGCFDLPKTTGEAWTVGAKLYWNDTTKAVTTTVSTNLLIGVAEEAAASGDTVGRILLGNFA, from the coding sequence ATGAAAAACTATGTTCATCGTGGCGACACCGTCGAACTGACGGCGCCCTACGCGGTATCGTCGGGCGGCGGCTGCAAGGTCGGTTCGATCTTCGCCGTTGCCATCAATGATGTGGCTAACGGCGCCAAAGGTCAGTTTCACCGCACTGGCTGCTTCGATCTGCCGAAGACCACCGGTGAAGCATGGACTGTCGGCGCCAAGCTGTACTGGAACGACACCACCAAGGCGGTCACCACCACTGTCAGCACCAACTTGCTGATCGGTGTGGCGGAAGAAGCGGCAGCATCGGGCGACACTGTCGGCCGCATTCTGCTCGGCAACTTCGCTTAA
- a CDS encoding phage head spike fiber domain-containing protein → MPTVTYTSRIRIAPGHMPGVQYSIAFKLKDYEPSIEFDSEEHRAIGGGASQFVHLRDDGEWQITTEPMTGSTFDVFHEFLASVGDGQEFTWDFYADSLNADGTPVVVRPVTVQLVDRNVKPKRWKKPGYFEFSFKVRQCDSPLLAENFYFDFDLTKANADILAALGFTYTRTGDLYALRDDGIYHKYSANVSSSHYDAINAREMGPWFGGSVTNNLLYSSDISNGAWPTSSTSKSAATSIIEGGVARTLTPSSTSANITQNIGTFTGSAETYYAIVETSNKVGVAIYNVTTLAHVVMGEFDCTTGVAALYSGTGTVRMWKIRNAGPNGSAPVWLCAVTGTGVSGNSRRVYVYPDRVAGTQSATMHHGQLTAGEMVSPPVVTGAATATRGADVITLTDLPDWLGNATEITIGAVFDLLDSYPLPLSGRLVELNDGSDSDRHLLYRSTTNLAAITTYAGTSQASLSRTIATTGRHRAAYTAKAGRFALSENGASPALDSAGVMPLISQLHLGHKGGGVSPATCYISRVLIDARAYSNAELQGWAA, encoded by the coding sequence ATGCCGACCGTCACATACACCTCCCGCATTCGTATCGCGCCGGGCCACATGCCGGGCGTGCAGTACAGCATTGCGTTCAAGCTCAAGGACTATGAGCCGAGCATCGAATTTGACAGCGAAGAACACCGCGCGATCGGCGGCGGCGCCTCACAGTTTGTCCATTTGCGTGATGATGGTGAGTGGCAGATCACCACTGAGCCGATGACTGGTAGCACCTTCGATGTGTTCCATGAGTTTCTGGCTAGTGTTGGCGACGGCCAGGAATTCACCTGGGACTTTTACGCCGACAGTCTGAACGCCGATGGCACGCCGGTAGTGGTGCGCCCGGTCACCGTCCAGCTGGTAGACCGTAACGTCAAGCCGAAGCGCTGGAAAAAGCCCGGCTATTTCGAATTCTCGTTCAAGGTCCGCCAGTGTGACTCGCCGCTGCTCGCGGAGAACTTCTACTTTGACTTTGATCTGACCAAGGCCAACGCCGATATTCTGGCGGCATTGGGCTTTACCTATACCCGCACCGGCGATCTGTACGCGCTGCGCGATGATGGTATCTACCATAAGTATTCCGCCAACGTTTCCAGCAGCCACTATGACGCTATCAATGCGCGTGAGATGGGGCCGTGGTTCGGCGGGTCTGTAACCAACAATTTGCTCTATTCGTCTGACATATCAAACGGAGCTTGGCCAACATCCAGCACCTCAAAAAGCGCTGCGACATCGATAATCGAGGGTGGCGTTGCGCGGACGCTCACTCCGTCAAGCACCTCCGCGAACATCACGCAGAATATCGGCACTTTCACCGGGTCTGCAGAGACCTACTATGCAATTGTCGAGACCAGCAACAAAGTCGGAGTCGCTATTTACAACGTCACGACCTTGGCGCACGTCGTCATGGGGGAATTTGATTGCACGACTGGCGTAGCCGCGCTGTACAGCGGTACTGGCACTGTCCGGATGTGGAAGATTCGCAATGCAGGGCCAAATGGCAGCGCACCTGTTTGGCTTTGCGCAGTGACTGGAACCGGGGTGTCTGGCAATAGCCGGCGCGTTTATGTCTACCCGGACAGGGTTGCCGGCACGCAATCCGCGACTATGCATCATGGGCAGTTGACTGCTGGCGAAATGGTGTCGCCACCGGTCGTTACCGGAGCCGCTACGGCAACACGCGGCGCTGACGTGATCACGCTCACCGATCTGCCTGACTGGCTGGGCAATGCCACTGAAATCACGATTGGCGCCGTCTTCGATTTGCTCGACAGCTATCCGCTTCCACTTTCTGGCCGACTAGTTGAGCTCAATGACGGGTCCGATTCAGATCGGCACCTGCTGTATCGCTCTACGACCAACCTTGCGGCGATTACTACCTACGCGGGAACTTCGCAGGCATCGCTGTCGCGTACTATCGCCACTACTGGGCGCCACCGCGCCGCCTACACTGCGAAGGCTGGCCGTTTTGCGCTCAGTGAAAACGGCGCCTCACCGGCTCTCGACTCTGCTGGCGTCATGCCACTCATTTCACAGTTGCATCTGGGGCACAAGGGCGGCGGCGTTAGTCCTGCCACCTGTTACATTTCGCGCGTGCTGATCGATGCACGTGCTTACAGCAATGCCGAGCTGCAAGGCTGGGCCGCCTGA
- a CDS encoding tape measure protein, with protein MTDVTIRLAADGSLLVSGMQQGENAVKRFTATAQSSVDATSSSFKQLQSDVGLVARAWAVITAGKFAAGLFSQAAAAEQTQIRLQNLSGSADAYARNQAYLSQLATRYGQDLQTLSGSYVRVLALEEARIVSGQQGREILEGMANASAFLGASQAQTAQSMFGLSQALTSGTVRAEELNQVTEPLPGLLQKLDKASGQTAGGFRRMVVDGKVTSDMFRDTLIRALSEYDGAAEKAAKSTQGSLNLMGNAVTSLQLAFTQATGGPLSVFAEGFANIASVMASPGMVPLIQGTLAAGIALVSVRTLQAADAAIGRVVAARLEAAANVDAARAAMAMAAANVEAAKTEYALAAAEANTARAAAAATPGFFLNAAAVEALREAEANELAMKAAVSVAENKEIGTKGVLNAATHRLAQANNVLGKATAFLGGPFGIAIAALAFIAPLLFQTASANDAAAAATDRNAAATARLAAQEQNLLDKRLGAVKSESLSAAQAEARLRTAERMLITAEKGLQLSVASNGARSEEAKQAQQLVTYWRGLIAVYEEARQKTPAAAEANKNLAQFNKELQERINTLGLTGVALDAYKLTQLAANATDKTALNDGQRLVQLYRDKEAAIQAENEAKKRAEEIEQRAKSLNTQLIQTFQQRMALDKQHATNVQALKIYYAGNAAQLDLLLKLEQQDYDMKVKLLDPHQQLLKNLEDEEKTLRDQVNARQGANREGFIALQLAKAGTDADAAERDAIRQKAGAIYDLTQALRQQQREDEQRRSTLDTIREAGGAPDSEALGGINLPEFSASEQLAQDHAVQLAMLDEFYQAKQTKLAESLEQGRLTQQEYQEQALLVASEYGTQFLALQQIHADEENTLNAQRSAMAIWWEQLTARQKIQVGIGALTQITAQLANHSRKAFEINKAAGLANAIVGTYSGVAMALENPWPLNLIAAASVLATGIMQIKQIKSAKFGGGGGGGGGSISTGGGAAAVTAATNSAPQLPQVIGTSTVIGGAPNGGTTINVTVGDVHGDGMTASELDSQMTKVVHREIVPAFADAVARDAMPVQSTSRFARDIRGDK; from the coding sequence ATGACTGATGTCACCATCCGCCTGGCGGCGGACGGCTCTTTGCTGGTTAGTGGCATGCAGCAGGGCGAGAACGCCGTCAAACGCTTCACCGCCACCGCGCAAAGCAGTGTCGACGCCACCAGCAGCAGCTTCAAGCAGCTGCAGTCTGATGTTGGTTTGGTTGCGCGGGCGTGGGCCGTCATTACGGCCGGCAAATTTGCTGCCGGTTTGTTCTCGCAGGCTGCTGCTGCCGAGCAAACACAGATTCGCCTGCAAAACTTGTCAGGCAGCGCGGATGCCTACGCCCGCAACCAGGCGTATCTGTCGCAGCTGGCGACGCGGTACGGCCAAGACCTGCAAACCCTTTCTGGTAGCTATGTGCGCGTGCTGGCACTGGAAGAGGCCCGCATTGTCAGTGGCCAGCAGGGGCGCGAGATTCTGGAAGGCATGGCCAACGCCTCGGCATTTTTGGGCGCCAGCCAAGCCCAAACCGCGCAAAGCATGTTCGGCCTCTCGCAAGCACTAACATCCGGTACCGTGCGCGCGGAAGAGCTGAACCAGGTCACCGAGCCGCTGCCTGGCTTGTTGCAAAAACTCGACAAGGCATCCGGACAAACCGCCGGCGGCTTCCGGCGCATGGTGGTCGACGGCAAAGTCACCTCAGACATGTTCCGCGACACGCTGATCCGGGCGCTGTCCGAGTATGACGGCGCCGCAGAAAAAGCCGCCAAGAGCACGCAAGGCAGTTTGAATCTGATGGGCAATGCAGTGACATCGCTGCAGCTTGCCTTTACGCAAGCAACCGGCGGGCCGCTGTCGGTGTTCGCAGAGGGTTTTGCCAACATCGCCAGCGTGATGGCCAGCCCCGGCATGGTCCCGTTGATTCAGGGCACGCTGGCTGCTGGCATCGCACTGGTGTCGGTCCGTACCCTGCAGGCAGCAGATGCGGCCATCGGCCGTGTGGTTGCAGCTCGACTGGAAGCCGCTGCGAACGTTGATGCTGCACGCGCCGCTATGGCGATGGCAGCTGCCAACGTCGAAGCGGCGAAAACGGAATATGCCCTTGCCGCTGCTGAAGCAAACACCGCTCGCGCTGCCGCTGCAGCCACCCCCGGCTTCTTCCTGAACGCCGCCGCGGTTGAAGCGCTGCGCGAAGCCGAAGCAAACGAACTGGCCATGAAGGCGGCGGTGAGCGTTGCTGAGAACAAAGAGATCGGCACCAAAGGCGTGCTCAATGCCGCCACTCATCGTCTTGCGCAAGCCAACAACGTGCTCGGCAAAGCGACAGCGTTTCTTGGTGGCCCATTCGGCATAGCGATCGCTGCTCTTGCCTTCATTGCTCCGTTGCTGTTTCAAACCGCCAGCGCCAACGATGCGGCGGCCGCGGCGACTGACCGCAACGCCGCTGCTACGGCCCGGCTCGCCGCGCAAGAGCAAAACCTGCTCGATAAGCGGCTTGGCGCGGTCAAGTCGGAATCTCTGAGTGCGGCGCAGGCTGAAGCGCGGCTGCGTACAGCCGAACGCATGCTGATCACCGCCGAAAAGGGTTTGCAACTTTCGGTCGCGTCCAACGGTGCCCGTAGCGAAGAGGCCAAGCAGGCGCAGCAGCTGGTGACCTACTGGCGCGGTTTGATCGCGGTCTACGAAGAGGCTCGCCAGAAAACGCCGGCCGCTGCCGAAGCCAACAAGAATCTGGCCCAGTTCAACAAGGAGCTGCAAGAGCGCATCAATACGCTCGGCCTCACCGGCGTCGCGCTCGATGCCTACAAGCTCACCCAGCTGGCGGCAAACGCCACCGACAAAACGGCGCTCAATGACGGTCAGCGCCTAGTCCAGCTGTATCGCGACAAAGAGGCCGCGATACAGGCCGAAAACGAAGCCAAGAAGCGTGCCGAAGAGATTGAGCAGCGGGCGAAGTCGCTCAACACGCAGCTGATCCAAACCTTTCAGCAGCGCATGGCGCTGGACAAGCAGCACGCCACCAATGTCCAGGCCCTGAAAATCTATTATGCCGGCAACGCCGCTCAGCTCGATCTGCTGCTCAAACTGGAGCAGCAGGACTACGACATGAAGGTGAAGCTGCTGGATCCGCATCAGCAGCTGCTCAAGAACCTGGAAGATGAAGAGAAAACCCTGCGCGATCAAGTCAACGCCCGCCAAGGCGCTAATCGCGAAGGCTTCATCGCTCTGCAACTGGCCAAGGCCGGTACCGACGCTGATGCGGCCGAACGGGATGCGATTCGGCAAAAGGCCGGTGCCATCTATGACCTGACCCAAGCGCTGCGCCAACAGCAGCGTGAAGACGAACAACGCCGCAGCACACTCGACACCATCCGCGAGGCCGGTGGCGCTCCAGATAGCGAAGCGCTCGGCGGCATCAATCTGCCGGAGTTCTCGGCGTCAGAGCAGCTGGCGCAGGATCACGCCGTGCAGTTGGCGATGCTCGATGAGTTCTACCAGGCCAAGCAGACAAAGCTCGCAGAAAGCCTGGAGCAGGGGCGCCTGACCCAGCAGGAGTATCAAGAGCAAGCCCTCTTGGTGGCCAGTGAGTACGGCACCCAGTTTCTTGCCCTGCAGCAGATTCATGCTGACGAAGAAAATACGCTCAACGCGCAGCGATCGGCCATGGCCATCTGGTGGGAGCAGCTGACTGCCCGGCAAAAGATTCAGGTCGGCATCGGCGCGTTAACGCAGATCACGGCGCAACTGGCAAACCACAGCCGCAAAGCATTCGAAATCAACAAGGCCGCCGGTCTCGCCAACGCGATTGTCGGCACCTACTCAGGTGTCGCGATGGCGCTGGAGAATCCGTGGCCGCTGAACCTGATTGCGGCAGCGTCGGTACTGGCCACCGGCATCATGCAAATCAAGCAGATCAAGTCGGCCAAGTTTGGCGGTGGGGGAGGTGGTGGCGGCGGCTCCATCAGCACCGGTGGTGGCGCAGCTGCTGTCACGGCAGCCACCAACAGCGCGCCACAACTCCCGCAAGTCATTGGCACCAGTACCGTCATCGGCGGCGCTCCCAATGGTGGCACCACCATCAATGTCACCGTCGGCGATGTCCACGGTGACGGCATGACGGCGTCTGAACTCGATAGCCAGATGACCAAAGTCGTGCACCGTGAAATCGTGCCGGCGTTTGCCGATGCGGTCGCCCGCGATGCAATGCCCGTTCAATCCACTTCCCGATTTGCCCGCGATATTCGAGGCGACAAGTAA
- a CDS encoding head-tail joining protein: MRWDQLPHKIAGRLFRDAVPAIFHGADSDVPCRVIPDREFLSGASGTANDALWRFEFLIEEVGRPDRGNEFTVLGRRYRVTRMDADDGVVARVLASERPE; encoded by the coding sequence GTGCGCTGGGACCAACTCCCGCACAAGATTGCGGGCCGGCTGTTTCGCGACGCCGTGCCCGCAATTTTTCACGGTGCCGATAGCGATGTGCCGTGCCGTGTCATTCCGGATCGTGAATTCCTGAGTGGTGCATCTGGCACAGCCAATGATGCGCTCTGGCGCTTTGAATTCCTGATCGAGGAAGTCGGCCGGCCCGACCGTGGCAATGAATTTACCGTGCTTGGCAGGCGCTATCGCGTCACCCGCATGGATGCCGACGATGGGGTAGTGGCCCGCGTCTTAGCCTCGGAGCGCCCAGAATGA
- a CDS encoding phage tail tube protein: MALKVRNKILLAKSEVTYGTDPVPTGAANAVLTRSLELTAIEAEEVERELLRGTPGNNPKLLAGVHCALTFQVEIQGAGAAGTAPGYGAILKGCAHSETISAGVDVQYTPVNTNEGSTTFYVYHDGILHKITGARGSVKYTFAVGGIPVMEFTFIGLYNAPIAQANPTGTFTAFKAPKVVSNALGTFSLGGFAAKLETFELDVAVERTYHELIGAKSIEVTDRKPAGTLTIEEPTLATKDYWAEVLAENELAVSMQHGNVAGSIVSITAQKLQLGKPSRTEKNGVSMLQIPFTVNDDYILKVA; this comes from the coding sequence ATGGCACTGAAAGTTCGAAACAAAATTCTGCTGGCGAAATCGGAAGTCACCTACGGTACCGACCCGGTACCGACCGGTGCCGCCAACGCCGTCCTGACGCGCTCGCTTGAATTGACGGCGATCGAAGCGGAAGAAGTGGAGCGGGAGCTGCTTCGCGGCACGCCCGGCAATAACCCCAAGCTGCTGGCAGGCGTTCACTGCGCCCTGACTTTTCAGGTGGAAATTCAAGGGGCTGGCGCTGCCGGCACCGCGCCTGGTTATGGAGCCATCCTGAAAGGCTGCGCCCATTCAGAAACCATCTCTGCCGGCGTTGACGTTCAATACACGCCCGTCAACACCAACGAAGGTTCCACCACCTTCTATGTCTACCACGACGGCATTCTGCACAAGATTACCGGTGCCCGTGGCAGCGTGAAGTACACCTTCGCTGTCGGCGGCATCCCGGTGATGGAATTCACTTTCATCGGTCTCTACAACGCGCCTATCGCGCAAGCAAACCCGACCGGCACATTCACCGCCTTCAAGGCGCCGAAAGTCGTCAGCAACGCGCTCGGCACGTTCTCGCTGGGCGGCTTTGCGGCAAAGCTGGAGACCTTCGAGTTGGATGTTGCGGTTGAGCGCACTTATCACGAGCTGATCGGTGCCAAGTCCATCGAGGTCACCGATCGCAAGCCAGCCGGCACGCTGACCATCGAAGAGCCGACGCTGGCAACCAAAGATTACTGGGCGGAAGTGCTGGCGGAAAACGAGCTCGCCGTCTCGATGCAGCACGGCAACGTGGCCGGCTCCATCGTTTCCATCACCGCGCAAAAGCTGCAGCTAGGCAAGCCATCACGCACCGAGAAGAACGGCGTTTCCATGCTGCAAATCCCGTTCACCGTTAACGATGACTACATCCTGAAGGTCGCCTAA
- a CDS encoding DUF1799 domain-containing protein, producing MIAEALQSRRGEELEILPENATAVRALQLCGTQWRMHPNGLPYGLDYQAAELPWRYAGLVLTGEDFARLQLLENTAIETFRENASSRSPGLGA from the coding sequence GTGATCGCCGAAGCGCTGCAGTCCCGGCGTGGTGAAGAGCTGGAAATTCTGCCGGAAAACGCAACAGCAGTCCGCGCACTGCAGCTGTGCGGCACGCAGTGGCGCATGCACCCCAACGGACTGCCCTACGGCCTGGACTATCAAGCTGCCGAACTGCCGTGGCGCTACGCCGGGCTGGTGCTCACCGGTGAAGATTTTGCGCGGCTTCAGCTGCTCGAAAACACCGCAATCGAAACCTTTCGCGAAAACGCTTCATCCCGGTCGCCCGGTCTCGGCGCCTGA